A genomic stretch from Podospora pseudoanserina strain CBS 124.78 chromosome 3, whole genome shotgun sequence includes:
- a CDS encoding hypothetical protein (COG:Q; EggNog:ENOG503Q4B3) produces METITPWPLVAAIVGGLCWMATTVIWRLYFHPLSRFPGPKLTAVTPWYEFYWNVVKKGQFMWRVEEMHQRYGPIVRINPHELHILDPDFYDELYGCGVNSKRKLDKYEWWTRLAVASSSTFTTVPHDLHRLRRAALNPFFSVASVTKLEPLIKSKVEKLSARLDKIAQTGEVFRLDAALMALTMDVICDYSFGRDRKYLDKPDFELQFKEAVVGATGGCFLMMQFPWIPSLMERIPQSIVKRTSPGVAYMLARQEDMIKQPDTCGDRRREVRRPFDFHALRDNENLPPSERTLKRMCDEATLLTGAGSETTGQTLTRMFFYLKHVPDALERFREELDVAIPSEQDIPSWSTLQQLPYLTAVIKEALRLSYGITTRFPRVAHEDIIYKQYVIPAGTPVSQTGYFILMDPTVFPEPHVFKPERWLDSGKRLDRYLVPFGKGSRACLGIRYGSTSHFVLESTTDTCCFQSSLC; encoded by the exons ATGGAGACAATCACACCTTGGCCGCTTGTGGCCGCCATCGTCGGTGGACTCTGCTGGATGGCTACCACCGTCATCTGGCGTCTTTACTTCCACCCACTGTCCAGGTTTCCCGGTCCCAAGTTGACAGCCGTAACACCCTGGTACGAGTTCTACTGGAACGTGGTCAAAAAAGGACAGTTCATGTGGAGGGTGGAAGAAATGCATCAAAGATACGGTCCAATCGTCCGAATCAATCCCCACGAGCTACACATTCTGGATCCAGACTTCTACGACGAGCTCTACGGATGTGGCGTCAACTCGAAGCGCAAGCTCGACAAGTACGAATGGTGGACGAGACTGGCTGTCGCTAGCAGTTCCACCTTTACGACCGTGCCACACGACCTACATCGACTTCGTCGGGCAGCCCTGAATCCCTTCTTCTCTGTGGCATCCGTCACCAAGCTGGAGCCGTTGATCAAGTCCAAAGTGGAAAAGCTTTCCGCTAGATTGGACAAGATTGCCCAGACGGGGGAGGTCTTCCGCCTTGATGCCGCACTCATGGCGCTGACCATGGACGTGATCTGCGACTACAGCTTTGGGCGCGACAGAAAGTACCTCGACAAGCCTGACTTCGAACTGCAGTTCAAGGAGGCCGTCGTCGGTGCGACGGGGGGCTGCTTTCTGATGATGCAGTTCCCTTGGATCCCGTCGTTGATGGAGCGGATCCCCCAATCCATCGTCAAAAGGACGAGTCCAGGCGTGGCTTACATGCTCGCCCGGCAAGAGGACATGATCAAGCAG CCCGATACTTGCGGGGACCGAAGGAGAGAAGTCCGGCGCCCGTTCGATTTCCACGCTTTGCGTGACAACGAGAATTTGCCACCGAGCGAGAGGACGTTGAAGCGAATGTGCGACGAGGCTACACTGTTGACTGGTGCTGGATCTGAGACTACAGGTCAGACGCTAACAAGGATGTTCTTCTACTTGAAGCACGTTCCGGACGCGTTGGAGCGATTCAGAGAAGAGTTGGATGTGGCCATACCAAGCGAGCAGGATATCCCTTCTTGGAGCACGTTGCAACAGCTTCCATATCTG ACAGCGGTAATCAAAGAGGCACTCCGGCTCTCCTACGGTATCACCACAAGGTTTCCTCGAGTCGCACATGAAGACATCATCTACAAGCAATATGTCATTCCTGCCGGTACCCCAGTTTCGCAGACTGGGTACTTTATCCTAATGGACCCGACCGTTTTTCCTGAGCCGCATGTCTTTAAACCGGAGCGCTGGTTAGACTCAGGGAAGAGATTGGACAGATACCTGGTACCGTTTGGGAAGGGGTCGAGAGCTTGTCTTGGAATCAGGTACGGGTCGACTTCGCACTTCGTGCTGGAATCCACGACTGACACATGCTGTTTTCAGTCTAGCCTATGCTGA